Part of the Deinococcus misasensis DSM 22328 genome is shown below.
AACCTGTGACCAGCCGATGACCGATCGGTAACCATCCGAACCTTCGGCTCGGGACCGGAGGAGTGTGCATTCCGGTCATGAACAAGGGCTGGTGGATGGTGTGTGCTGCTCTACCCCTGAGCTACACCCCCAGAACAACGTCTGAAGTGGACCGCACGGTGGGATTTGAACCCACACGCCATTGAGGCACAATTTCCCAGATAACCATCTGCCTTTCGACCCGAGATCGGATAAAGGAGTGGCGACGGAAAGCCGGTTTCCCGGCAAAATTGCGTGTCTACCGTGTTCCACCACGTGCGCTTCAGACAGAAGTCAGTCTAGAGGAACTGTTCAAAAAGCACATTCACCAAAAAGCGTAATCCTGAACCCAGCAAAACGCCTGTTCAGGATGGATGGTATGGCTTACTCTGGCTTATTTTTAGAGGGTTTCACAGAACAAGCAGGTCATTTCTGGGGTTTTCCGAACACCTGAACCCAGTAATACACATGCTTGCCTGACACCACCGCAGAGGCAAAACCCACCCCAAATTCAGAATATTGACCGCCCATCAGGGTCTGGCAGTGACCGGTCTTGCTGATCAGCCATTCCTTGATGGATTCATCAATGGTGGTTTGCAAACCCAATGCATTGACAGCCGTCACCTGTGAGAGGTTTTCGCCCACTTCCAAAAAAGCGTATCCAGAGGCATCAATCCGATTTAAGGTGGTGTCGCCTCTGGAGCCTTTGTGGTCCATGAAGTTGTTCTGGGCCATGTCCTGCGCATGGAACTGGGCTGCCAGAGTCAGTTTGCTGTTCAGGGTCAAAGCTGAAGATGCAGGAAAAAACTCCACATCTGCACCATTGGGTTTGAAACAATTTCTGCCGGTGGCTCTGGTCGCATTGACGGCAGTCAACATGGCTTCCTGCGAAGCCTGATCCAGCACCTTGATGCCACTGAGATCCACCTGTCCTGTTCCAGACAGGCCACCGCACGCCGTCAAAAGCCCAAGCAGAACCACGAGACTGAATTGTTTCATGTCTCAGGGTACTGCTTTTTCAGCTGAACTTCAGCATCCAAAACTTGAACCCATTCCAGAGCTTTTACTTGCGCTGCACCCCGAAAACCTGAACCCAGTATTTGCCGTACTCGGTGCCTTTTTGTTCGGCATAACCAAAGCCAATTTCTTTGAACTCTGGGTTCATCAGGTTGCGACAATGGCCGGGAGATTTCACCCATCCGTCCACTGTGGCTTGCACATCTGGATACCCGGCAGCAATGTTCTCTCCAACCATGCGGTAGTTGTAATTGAACCTCAGGGCACGCACCGACACATCCGAATCGTCCGAGCCTTCATGGGCAAAGAAATCGTTTTTCGCCATGTCATCGGCATGGGTCTGTGCTGCACCAATCAGACGCACATTGAGCACCAGAGCAGGCACGGCAGGATAACGCTCATTTCCACACTTCTGTGCCTTGCTGCGCGCAGCATTGGTGGCCTTCAAAAGCGCCTGCATGATCTGCTCGGGGAGCATTTTGATGTC
Proteins encoded:
- a CDS encoding CAP domain-containing protein, yielding MKSRLLLMAVLLAGCTARPTTDQKTPQTAPEVKTVKDIKMLPEQIMQALLKATNAARSKAQKCGNERYPAVPALVLNVRLIGAAQTHADDMAKNDFFAHEGSDDSDVSVRALRFNYNYRMVGENIAAGYPDVQATVDGWVKSPGHCRNLMNPEFKEIGFGYAEQKGTEYGKYWVQVFGVQRK
- a CDS encoding CAP domain-containing protein; its protein translation is MKQFSLVVLLGLLTACGGLSGTGQVDLSGIKVLDQASQEAMLTAVNATRATGRNCFKPNGADVEFFPASSALTLNSKLTLAAQFHAQDMAQNNFMDHKGSRGDTTLNRIDASGYAFLEVGENLSQVTAVNALGLQTTIDESIKEWLISKTGHCQTLMGGQYSEFGVGFASAVVSGKHVYYWVQVFGKPQK